The following coding sequences lie in one Apium graveolens cultivar Ventura chromosome 1, ASM990537v1, whole genome shotgun sequence genomic window:
- the LOC141717319 gene encoding cytosolic sulfotransferase 13-like: MEPETAHPLEHVEDDQELEDLLSSLPKEGAMTAFDSCQYQGFWYPLIPLKGVISSQKHFKPRENDIFNVTAPKSGTTWMKAILYALMNREAQLPRSPHHPLLDKAPHQLVPFLEFLSPSEYDSVCNSPDTNARIFSAHIPFVSFPKSITVSSSNCKIVYMCRDIKDNFVSLFQFVNKSNLQISPISLEEAFNLYCKGVSTAGPVWDHILGYWIESQKNPHKVLFMRYEEMIHEPKLQLRRLANFLEKPFSEEEEKSGLVDEIISLCSFESLTKIDVNKTENFLHGFTNSSFFRKGVVGDWKNYLTPDMASRLDQITEEKFRGSGLSL; encoded by the coding sequence ATGGAGCCAGAAACAGCACATCCTCTTGAGCATGTAGAGGACGACCAAGAACTGGAGGACTTGCTTTCTTCGTTGCCAAAGGAGGGAGCTATGACTGCATTCGACTCATGTCAATACCAAGGTTTCTGGTATCCTCTTATACCTTTGAAGGGTGTTATTAGTAGTCAAAAACATTTTAAGCCCCGCGAAAATGATATATTCAATGTTACTGCTCCTAAATCTGGCACCACCTGGATGAAAGCCATACTCTATGCATTAATGAACCGTGAAGCTCAGCTCCCTCGATCACCTCACCATCCTTTGCTTGACAAGGCTCCTCACCAGCTTGTTCCTTTTCTCGAATTTCTTAGTCCCTCTGAATATGACTCTGTTTGCAACTCCCCTGACACAAATGCCAGGATCTTTTCAGCTCATATTCCATTTGTTAGCTTCCCAAAATCCATAACTGTAAGCTCATCAAACTGCAAAATAGTTTACATGTGCAGGGACATCAAAGACAACTTTGTGTCACTCTTTCAATTTGTCAACAAGAGCAATTTGCAAATCTCTCCTATTTCTTTGGAAGAAGCCTTTAATTTGTACTGTAAAGGAGTAAGTACAGCTGGACCAGTGTGGGACCACATATTAGGATATTGGATTGAGAGCCAGAAGAATCCACATAAGGTGCTCTTCATGAGGTACGAAGAGATGATACATGAGCCTAAGTTACAGTTGAGGCGTCTTGCAAATTTTCTTGAGAAACCATTCTCCGAGGAGGAAGAAAAATCAGGTTTGGTTGATGAAATCATAAGTTTGTGTAGTTTCGAGAGCTTGACCAAGATAGATGTTAATAAGACCGAAAACTTCTTGCATGGTTTTACAAATAGTTCATTTTTCCGTAAAGGTGTGGTTGGAGATTGGAAAAATTATTTAACTCCAGATATGGCTTCCAGGTTGGATCAGATTACCGAAGAAAAATTCCGCGGTTCCGGTTTATCCCTATGA
- the LOC141678634 gene encoding uncharacterized protein LOC141678634, translating into MVYLFVFQLLITMGDPAARTKALIDFSQPKINGIQSSIVRPTITANTFEIKPGIIQWVQNSIQFGGSSTEDPNMHIRDFIEICDTFKFNGVSEDVVKLRLFPFSLRDKAKSWLHSLPAVSITTWEDLTQKFLTKFFPMVKTAAIRNALTQFAQQSGESLYEAWERYKEMLRKCPHHGMPDWMIITCFYNGLGAQSRPMLDAASGGALWAKSYEEAHDLIELMAANEYQYPTQRFPQGKVAGVLEVDTATTITAQLKALSMKIDSLANYGVKKITSVCELCAGPHAIEQCAISSDSAQFVSNFQRSQQPVPATYYPDNWNYPNFSWSNNQNAMQ; encoded by the coding sequence atggtttatttgtttgtgtttcagttactcattacaatgggagatccagcagcacgaacgaaagccttgatagATTTTTCTCAACCTAAGATCAATggcattcaatctagcattgtcaggccaactatcacagctaatacctttgagatcaagcctggcataattcaatgggtgcagaattcaatccaatttgggggttcttcaacggaagatcccaatatgcacattagggatttcattgagatctgcgacaccttcaagttcaacggtgtttcagaagatgttgtgaagctgagactgttcccattctctctgagggacaaggctaagagctggttacactctctaccagctgtttcgattactacttgggaagatcttactcagaagtttcttactaaattcttccctatggtgaagacagctgcaatcaggaatgctcttactcaatttgcgcagcaatcaggagaatctttatatgaagcttgggagcgctacaaggagatgcttaggaagtgtcctcatcatggaatgcctgattggatgatcatcacttgtttttacaatgggttgggagcacagtccagacccatgctcgatgcagcatcaggtggagccttatgggcgaagagctatgaggaagctcatgatctaattgaactgatggctgctaatgaatatcagtatccaacccagagatttccacagggcaaggtagcaggagttcttgaagtggatacagctacgactatcactgctcaactaaaggcgttgtctatgaagatcgattctctggctaactatggtgttaagaagataactagtgtttgtgagctgtgtgcaggtccacATGCGAtagagcaatgcgctatatctagtgactcagctcagtttgtgagcaactttcagagatcgcagcagccagttcctgccacttattatcctgacaactggaattatcctaacttcagctggagcaacaatcagaatgcgatgcaatag